The proteins below come from a single Sphingomonas carotinifaciens genomic window:
- a CDS encoding TonB-dependent receptor: MNAATPGIRMFAGASLLAITLAAAPAQAAPDATPVAAAAPVAGPTISGRVYDAAGVALPGARIVVEGTGIEATTSLQGEFTVSVPAEGDVTLLIDYLGRPRQTRLITPADRGARVEITLPAAGTADNEIVVVGASLLDNTARALNQQRQADNTVTIISADAIGRFPDPNIAEALQRAPGVGIERDQGEGRYINVRGAPSEWSAISVDGVQIASVDPSTRAVDLDTLPSDIVANLEVSKSLLPDQEADSIAGAVNITTRSPFDRRGFALTGMAGASYNQFGKGSDYRASGSVSDRFGADKQFGVLVSGSYSRTHRRPDNVENGWDYVGDLLRVTETLFKDYDTKRERIAGTGAFEWRPSDATRLWVRGSYARFKDDEFRDRLGIIWTDGTLQPGSTDTAATFTNTRLTKQVRHRVQVNEIWSVTTGGEQRLGDGTFRFDAAYTESAQTYPRRDELLFRSSLRPRLSYDFGNNADLPSYSLFTSNEHLQTDRYSFYENTYRSNTTKNDQFSASARFDLPVPMGDGVATLSTGGKYRERNISADEERFRDRRATAAPTETLTGLLSDEESRNFDYVLGNRIDTGAADAYFDRTKAASQRRLPDSIAADYRANEKIMGVFGMGKFEFGPTTLIAGLRVETTDFRATTPASAAIGKNGYTDFFPNLTLRQAFTPNVIGRLALTRAINRPNFPEIAPRLLNETEGNTVRVEAGNPNLRPVLANNIDAGLEYYIRPLGIIAVNGFYKDLTDYRYTVTRRGPFGDAPSAFITTPENAPDGHLYGVEVNWQQQLAFLPGVLGGFGIFANYTYTQGEAELAQAYAGRRVFRLPGQSKHMWNASLFYERGPVNLRVAYTKRSDYLDEINADAPELDLYWEGRGQLDATGSIQLNEALNLFVEGKNLTNSPGVRYYGNRQRVYEYEKFGYTIFGGVRVKL; this comes from the coding sequence GCCGCCACGCCCGGTATCCGCATGTTTGCGGGTGCCTCGCTTCTCGCCATCACCCTGGCCGCCGCACCGGCTCAGGCCGCGCCGGATGCAACGCCCGTCGCCGCCGCCGCGCCCGTCGCTGGCCCCACCATCTCGGGCCGTGTCTATGACGCCGCCGGCGTCGCCCTGCCCGGCGCGCGCATCGTCGTGGAGGGCACCGGGATCGAAGCGACGACCAGCCTGCAGGGGGAATTCACCGTCTCCGTGCCCGCCGAGGGCGACGTGACGCTGCTGATCGATTATCTCGGCCGCCCCCGCCAGACGCGCCTTATCACCCCCGCCGATCGCGGCGCCCGGGTCGAGATCACGCTGCCCGCCGCCGGCACCGCTGATAACGAGATCGTCGTCGTCGGCGCCTCGCTGCTCGACAACACCGCCCGCGCGCTCAACCAGCAGCGTCAGGCCGACAACACCGTCACCATCATCTCGGCGGACGCGATCGGCCGCTTCCCCGATCCCAACATCGCCGAGGCGCTGCAACGCGCCCCCGGCGTCGGCATCGAGCGCGATCAGGGCGAGGGCCGCTACATCAACGTCCGCGGCGCGCCCAGCGAATGGTCGGCCATCTCGGTGGACGGCGTGCAGATCGCCTCGGTCGATCCCAGCACCCGTGCGGTCGATCTCGACACCCTGCCCTCCGACATCGTCGCCAATCTCGAAGTGTCCAAGTCGCTGCTCCCCGATCAGGAAGCGGACTCGATCGCCGGCGCGGTCAACATCACCACCCGTTCGCCCTTCGATCGCCGCGGCTTCGCGCTCACCGGCATGGCCGGCGCCAGCTACAACCAGTTCGGCAAGGGCAGCGACTACCGCGCCTCCGGATCGGTCAGCGACCGGTTCGGCGCGGACAAGCAGTTCGGCGTGCTCGTCTCGGGCAGCTATTCGCGCACCCATCGCCGCCCCGACAATGTCGAGAATGGCTGGGACTATGTCGGCGACCTGCTGCGCGTCACCGAGACGCTGTTCAAGGATTACGACACCAAGCGCGAGCGGATCGCCGGCACCGGCGCGTTCGAATGGCGCCCGTCCGACGCCACCCGCCTGTGGGTTCGCGGCTCCTATGCCCGGTTCAAGGATGACGAGTTTCGCGATCGCCTGGGCATCATCTGGACCGATGGCACGCTCCAGCCCGGCTCGACCGACACCGCCGCCACCTTCACCAACACGCGCCTGACCAAGCAGGTACGCCACCGCGTGCAGGTGAACGAGATCTGGTCGGTCACCACCGGCGGCGAACAGCGGCTGGGCGACGGCACCTTCCGCTTCGACGCGGCCTATACCGAGTCCGCCCAAACCTATCCGCGCCGTGACGAGCTGCTGTTCCGCTCGTCGCTGCGTCCGCGGCTTTCCTATGATTTCGGCAACAATGCCGACCTGCCGAGCTATTCGCTGTTCACCTCGAACGAGCATCTGCAAACCGACCGCTACAGCTTCTACGAGAACACCTACCGGTCGAACACGACGAAGAACGACCAGTTCAGCGCCTCGGCCCGCTTCGACCTGCCGGTACCGATGGGCGACGGCGTCGCGACGCTCAGCACCGGCGGCAAGTACCGCGAACGCAACATCAGTGCCGACGAGGAACGCTTCCGCGACCGCCGCGCCACGGCCGCCCCGACCGAGACGCTGACCGGCCTCCTGTCCGACGAGGAATCGCGCAACTTCGACTATGTGCTGGGCAACCGCATCGATACCGGCGCCGCCGACGCCTATTTCGACCGGACCAAGGCCGCCTCGCAGCGTCGCCTGCCCGACTCGATCGCGGCCGACTACCGCGCCAATGAAAAGATCATGGGCGTGTTCGGCATGGGCAAGTTCGAATTCGGCCCGACCACGCTGATCGCCGGCCTGCGCGTCGAGACCACCGATTTTCGCGCAACGACGCCGGCCAGCGCCGCGATCGGCAAGAACGGCTATACCGACTTCTTCCCGAACCTGACGCTGCGCCAGGCTTTTACCCCCAACGTCATCGGCCGCCTCGCGCTCACCCGCGCGATCAACCGCCCGAACTTCCCGGAGATCGCGCCCCGCCTCCTCAACGAGACGGAGGGGAACACCGTGCGTGTCGAGGCCGGCAACCCGAACCTGCGCCCGGTCCTCGCCAACAATATCGATGCCGGCCTCGAATATTACATCCGCCCGCTCGGCATCATCGCGGTCAACGGCTTCTACAAGGACCTGACCGACTATCGCTACACCGTCACCCGCCGCGGCCCGTTCGGCGATGCCCCCAGCGCGTTCATCACCACCCCGGAAAACGCGCCCGACGGCCATCTCTACGGCGTCGAGGTCAACTGGCAGCAGCAGCTCGCCTTCCTCCCCGGCGTCCTCGGCGGCTTCGGCATCTTCGCCAACTACACCTATACCCAGGGCGAGGCGGAACTGGCGCAGGCCTATGCCGGGCGCCGCGTCTTCCGCTTGCCGGGCCAGTCCAAACACATGTGGAACGCCTCGCTCTTTTACGAGCGCGGCCCCGTCAACCTGCGCGTCGCCTACACCAAGCGTTCGGACTATCTGGACGAGATCAACGCCGACGCCCCCGAACTCGACCTCTATTGGGAGGGTCGTGGCCAGCTCGACGCGACGGGCAGCATCCAGCTCAACGAGGCGCTGAACCTGTTCGTGGAGGGCAAGAACCTGACCAACTCGCCCGGCGTGCGCTATTACGGCAATCGCCAGCGCGTCTATGAATATGAGAAGTTCGGTTACACGATCTTCGGCGGCGTGCGGGTGAAGCTGTGA
- a CDS encoding phytase — translation MRALLLAGLLAGCATVPPASDVAPNVPATAETDPVDTAADAADDPAIWRNAADPAKSLVIGTDKKAGIHVYDMKGKRLSFTPAARLNNVDLRDLGGRVVVAASDRADVATAHVSLFLLDTAAARLQPLGRYPVGAGEAYGMCLWTRASDKALFGFVVLKDGRIDQVAIDTAGATPQVKTVRSMKVATQAEGCVVDDRTGLLYVAEEDVGLWRFAADPAAPVTGTPIAQVDGRTLFADAEGLALAPQGRNGGYLVASSQGDNAYTLYRLPGVTYAGRFRIDGGAIDGTSETDGIELALGDFGPDYPRGLFVAQDGDNAPDTQNFKYVSWEKILKALGL, via the coding sequence GTGAGGGCGCTGCTGCTCGCCGGGCTGCTTGCCGGCTGCGCCACCGTGCCGCCGGCCAGCGATGTCGCTCCGAACGTTCCCGCCACCGCGGAAACCGATCCGGTCGATACCGCCGCCGACGCCGCCGACGACCCCGCCATCTGGCGCAACGCCGCCGATCCGGCGAAAAGCCTGGTCATCGGCACCGACAAGAAGGCGGGTATCCACGTCTACGACATGAAGGGCAAACGCCTGTCCTTCACCCCCGCCGCGCGCCTCAACAATGTCGATCTGCGCGACCTGGGGGGCCGCGTCGTCGTCGCCGCCAGCGACCGGGCGGACGTGGCGACCGCGCATGTGTCGCTGTTCCTGCTCGACACCGCCGCCGCCCGCCTGCAACCGCTGGGCCGCTATCCGGTGGGCGCCGGCGAAGCCTACGGCATGTGCCTGTGGACGCGGGCCAGCGACAAGGCGCTGTTCGGCTTCGTCGTCCTGAAGGATGGCCGCATCGACCAGGTCGCGATCGACACCGCCGGCGCCACCCCCCAGGTAAAAACGGTGCGCAGCATGAAGGTCGCCACCCAGGCGGAGGGTTGCGTCGTCGACGACCGCACCGGCCTTCTCTACGTCGCGGAGGAGGATGTCGGGCTGTGGCGCTTTGCCGCCGATCCGGCGGCCCCCGTCACCGGCACGCCCATCGCGCAGGTCGATGGCAGGACGCTGTTCGCCGATGCCGAGGGGCTGGCGCTGGCACCGCAGGGGCGCAACGGCGGCTATCTCGTCGCCTCCAGCCAGGGCGACAACGCCTATACGCTCTACCGCCTGCCGGGCGTCACCTATGCCGGCCGCTTCCGCATCGACGGCGGCGCCATAGACGGCACCAGCGAGACCGACGGCATCGAACTCGCGCTCGGCGACTTCGGACCCGACTATCCCCGCGGCCTGTTCGTGGCACAGGACGGCGACAACGCGCCAGACACACAGAACTTCAAATATGTCAGCTGGGAAAAGATACTGAAGGCATTGGGACTGTAG
- the cobA gene encoding uroporphyrinogen-III C-methyltransferase: MPHDDFTPGTVWLVGAGPGDPDLLTRKAERLIARADIVFFDALVGPAVLDLVPPGVERVSVGKRSGRHSKDQGTIDELIVAAARGAKRVVRLKGGDPSIFGRSTEEITACRAAGIAVRVCPGITAASAAAASGVASLTLRGLARQLTFVTAHAKAGEALDLDWAGLAGADRTLAVYMGRAAAAEVSRSLIAAGRAADTPVMIAVNVSLPDERIIRGRLDALAFLAAAISDRDPALLLIGEAVVGTAVATHVEYEVA; the protein is encoded by the coding sequence ATGCCGCATGACGATTTCACCCCCGGCACCGTCTGGCTGGTCGGGGCCGGTCCGGGCGATCCGGACCTGTTGACCCGCAAAGCGGAGCGGCTGATCGCACGCGCCGATATCGTCTTCTTCGACGCGCTGGTCGGGCCGGCTGTGCTGGATCTGGTGCCCCCCGGGGTCGAGCGGGTGAGCGTCGGCAAGCGATCGGGGCGGCATTCGAAGGATCAGGGCACGATCGACGAACTGATCGTGGCGGCGGCGCGGGGGGCCAAGCGGGTGGTGCGGCTGAAGGGCGGCGATCCGTCGATCTTCGGACGGTCGACCGAGGAGATCACGGCGTGCCGGGCGGCGGGGATCGCGGTCAGAGTGTGCCCCGGCATCACCGCGGCGAGCGCGGCGGCGGCCTCTGGCGTCGCCTCGCTGACCCTGCGCGGGCTGGCGCGGCAACTGACCTTTGTGACCGCGCATGCAAAGGCTGGCGAGGCGCTGGACCTGGACTGGGCGGGGCTGGCGGGGGCGGACCGGACGCTGGCGGTGTATATGGGGCGTGCGGCGGCGGCCGAGGTGTCACGCTCGCTGATCGCGGCGGGGCGGGCGGCGGACACGCCGGTGATGATCGCGGTGAACGTGTCGCTGCCCGACGAGCGGATCATCCGCGGGCGGCTGGATGCGCTGGCGTTCCTGGCGGCGGCGATCAGTGATCGTGATCCAGCGCTGTTGTTGATCGGGGAGGCGGTGGTGGGAACGGCTGTGGCGACGCACGTGGAATATGAAGTGGCATAG
- a CDS encoding molybdopterin-dependent oxidoreductase, with product MADATGPSLSPEGRGVRTTCAYCGVGCGIVATVTGDRQVAIAGDPEHPANRGRLCSKGTHLGETVGLEGRLLAPMIGRRRASWDKALDLVARRFRETIARHGPNSVAFYVSGQLLTEDYYVANKLMKGFIGSANIDTNSRLCMSSAVAGHSRAFGEDVVPASYDDLDAAELIVLVGSNTAWCHPIVYQRIRSACEAGAKLVVIDPRRTETAEEADLHLAIRPGSDVALMNGLLHWCREAGVVDAAYLAAHVSVPEDFWDRTGEGSDLWSVARTCDVAPADLRRFFEMFAATPRTVTMFSQGVNQALAGTDQVNAILNVHLATGRIGKPGAAPFSITGQPNAMGGREVGGLASTLAAHRDFAEANRAAVQRFWASPTIAEKPGLKAVDLFRELGNGRIKALWVMATNPAVSMPDAGAVRAALAACPFVVVSDVVAETDTSVHAQVRLPAAAWGEKDGTVTNSDRTISRQRALFPLPGEAKPDWWIVKEVARRMGWGTAFAYDRPAEIWREHCRLSTYAPDGQRLFALPGQAAKGNADYEAMAPFRWGGTPFADGRYPTPDGRARLAPVVQKAVAPPLKDWPLTLNTGRYRDQWHTMTRTGLSPKLARHREEPLVEVHGDDAAREGLVDGGLARVCTPQGESLYRVRVSEAQRPGEIFVPIHWTDRTASGGRTGLLPRPLVDPVSGQPGFKASPAAIAAVACRWRGFLIVAGEGERPECLWATRVAVPAGVLWELAGDGDPAVLEAVLPKGARIEAADASRGTKRVAVLVDGRLVAALFVTETGLLPSRDWLIEQLGAAQAAPTVLAGRAPGLAVDRGPIVCACFDVGLKTIVSAIAAQGLGDVAAVGAALGAGTNCGSCRPAIARILSQGATHAA from the coding sequence ATCGCTGACGCGACGGGCCCCTCCCTCTCCCCGGAGGGGAGAGGGGTCAGGACAACCTGTGCTTATTGCGGGGTGGGGTGCGGGATCGTGGCCACCGTTACCGGCGATAGGCAAGTCGCCATTGCGGGCGATCCGGAGCATCCGGCCAATCGCGGGCGGCTGTGTTCCAAGGGGACGCATCTGGGGGAGACGGTGGGGCTGGAGGGGCGGTTGCTCGCGCCGATGATCGGCAGGCGGCGGGCGTCGTGGGACAAGGCGCTGGATCTGGTCGCGCGGCGGTTCCGCGAGACGATCGCGCGGCATGGACCGAACAGCGTCGCCTTCTACGTCTCGGGCCAGTTGCTGACCGAGGATTATTATGTCGCCAACAAGCTGATGAAGGGATTCATCGGATCGGCGAACATCGACACCAATTCCAGGCTGTGCATGTCGAGCGCGGTGGCCGGGCACAGCCGCGCGTTCGGCGAGGACGTGGTGCCGGCCAGCTATGACGATCTGGACGCGGCCGAGCTGATCGTGCTGGTCGGATCGAACACGGCATGGTGCCACCCGATCGTCTATCAACGTATCCGCAGTGCCTGCGAGGCGGGTGCGAAGCTGGTGGTGATCGATCCGCGTCGGACCGAGACGGCGGAGGAGGCGGACCTGCACCTCGCCATCCGGCCGGGCAGCGACGTCGCCTTGATGAACGGCCTGCTCCACTGGTGCCGTGAAGCGGGCGTGGTGGACGCCGCCTATCTGGCCGCGCATGTCTCGGTACCCGAAGATTTCTGGGACCGGACCGGAGAGGGTAGCGACCTGTGGTCGGTGGCGCGCACCTGCGATGTGGCGCCGGCGGACCTTCGGCGTTTCTTCGAGATGTTCGCCGCGACACCGCGGACGGTGACGATGTTCAGCCAGGGGGTGAATCAGGCGCTGGCGGGCACCGATCAGGTGAATGCGATCCTGAACGTACATCTGGCGACGGGGCGGATCGGCAAGCCGGGGGCGGCGCCCTTCTCGATCACCGGCCAGCCCAATGCGATGGGCGGGCGCGAGGTGGGCGGGCTGGCCTCGACGCTGGCGGCACACCGAGACTTTGCGGAGGCGAACCGGGCGGCCGTGCAGCGTTTCTGGGCGTCGCCGACGATTGCGGAGAAGCCGGGGCTGAAGGCGGTCGACCTGTTTCGCGAACTGGGCAATGGCCGGATCAAGGCGTTGTGGGTGATGGCGACCAACCCGGCGGTGTCGATGCCCGATGCGGGTGCGGTGCGCGCGGCGCTGGCGGCGTGCCCGTTCGTGGTGGTGAGCGACGTGGTGGCGGAAACCGACACCAGCGTGCACGCGCAGGTCCGCCTGCCCGCCGCCGCCTGGGGCGAGAAGGATGGCACCGTCACCAATTCGGACCGCACGATCAGCCGGCAACGCGCGCTGTTCCCGCTGCCCGGCGAGGCGAAGCCCGATTGGTGGATCGTCAAGGAGGTCGCGCGGCGCATGGGTTGGGGCACCGCCTTCGCCTATGACCGGCCCGCCGAGATCTGGCGCGAGCATTGCCGGCTGTCGACCTATGCGCCCGATGGCCAGCGGCTGTTCGCGCTGCCGGGGCAGGCGGCGAAGGGCAATGCCGATTACGAGGCGATGGCACCGTTCCGCTGGGGCGGCACGCCCTTTGCCGATGGGCGCTATCCGACGCCGGACGGTCGCGCGCGGCTGGCGCCGGTGGTGCAGAAGGCGGTGGCGCCGCCGCTGAAGGACTGGCCGTTGACGCTCAATACCGGGCGTTACCGGGACCAGTGGCATACGATGACGCGTACGGGGCTGTCGCCGAAGCTGGCGCGGCACCGGGAGGAGCCATTGGTCGAGGTGCATGGCGACGATGCCGCGCGCGAAGGGCTGGTGGATGGCGGGCTGGCGCGCGTCTGCACGCCGCAGGGGGAGAGCCTGTACCGGGTGCGGGTGAGCGAGGCGCAGCGGCCGGGCGAGATCTTCGTGCCGATCCACTGGACCGACCGGACGGCGAGCGGCGGGCGCACCGGGCTGCTGCCGCGACCACTGGTCGATCCGGTGTCGGGGCAGCCGGGGTTCAAGGCGTCGCCGGCGGCGATCGCGGCGGTGGCGTGCCGGTGGCGCGGCTTTCTGATCGTCGCGGGCGAGGGCGAGCGACCGGAGTGTTTGTGGGCGACGCGGGTGGCGGTGCCGGCGGGGGTGCTGTGGGAGTTGGCGGGGGACGGTGATCCGGCCGTGCTGGAGGCGGTGTTGCCGAAGGGGGCGCGGATCGAGGCGGCGGATGCCAGCCGGGGCACGAAGCGGGTCGCGGTGCTGGTCGACGGGCGGTTGGTCGCGGCGCTGTTCGTGACGGAGACCGGGCTGTTGCCGTCGCGCGACTGGCTGATCGAACAACTCGGCGCGGCGCAGGCGGCGCCCACCGTGCTGGCCGGGCGGGCACCGGGCCTGGCGGTCGATCGCGGGCCGATCGTGTGCGCCTGTTTCGACGTGGGATTGAAGACGATCGTCTCGGCGATCGCGGCCCAAGGACTAGGCGATGTCGCCGCGGTCGGCGCGGCGCTGGGCGCGGGCACCAATTGCGGGTCCTGCCGCCCCGCCATCGCCAGGATATTGAGCCAAGGAGCGACGCATGCCGCATGA
- the nirD gene encoding nitrite reductase small subunit NirD produces MIGEWLDIGWVDEIPVRGSRTVQVEGGDDIAVFRTSEGKVFALLDRCPHKHGRLSQGIVHGGAVACPLHNWRISLVTGEALGEDRGCTPVVPVKVSGGRVLICRAATLKAAA; encoded by the coding sequence ATGATTGGCGAATGGCTCGATATCGGCTGGGTCGACGAGATTCCGGTGCGGGGAAGCCGCACCGTGCAGGTGGAGGGCGGCGACGACATCGCGGTGTTCCGCACCAGCGAGGGCAAGGTCTTCGCGCTGCTCGACCGGTGTCCGCACAAGCATGGGCGGCTCTCCCAGGGCATCGTGCATGGCGGGGCGGTGGCGTGTCCGTTGCACAACTGGCGGATTTCGCTGGTGACCGGCGAGGCGCTGGGCGAGGACCGGGGGTGTACGCCGGTCGTGCCGGTGAAGGTTTCCGGGGGGCGGGTTTTGATCTGTCGGGCCGCTACGTTGAAGGCGGCGGCGTGA
- the nirB gene encoding nitrite reductase large subunit NirB — MDAMEYSPVVAAPTELRERLVVIGNGMAGCRAVEEVLARDPDRYRVTIFGAEPLVNYNRIMLSPVLAGEKTFDEIVINGTDWYADNGITLISGDPVTAIDREARTVTSRGGVTVDYDRLLIATGSDPFIIPVPGRDLPGVISFRDMKDVDHMLAAAARGGSAVVIGGGLLGLEAAHGLSLRGMQVTVLHIMPTLMERQLDEAAGWLLKQALEARGQVVLTGADTAAILGDTHVTGVALKDGTEIAADLVVMAVGIRPCTALAHEAGLDVGRGIRVDDHMVTSDPRVLAVGECVEHDGQVYGLVAPLWDMCRALADGLTDAHSGYRPSATSTKLKVAGLDVFSAGDFSGGDGAEDIVLRDAARGIYKRVVVRDDRIVGAVLYGDTADGNWYFDLLKRQEDVADIRDALIFGQAFASGGGQADPKAAVAALSDDAEICGCNGVTKGKVVACIAAGAHSVDAVRGTCKASASCGSCTNIVESLLALTLGEGAVEAGPKTMCKCTSFGHDDVRREIVAQGMRSIPEVMHKLHWSTPDGCSSCRPALNYYLLCALPGEYKDDQQSRFVNERMHANIQKDGTYSVVPRMWGGLTNPRELRAIADVVEKYDAPMVKVTGGQRLDIFGIKKEDLPAVWADLNAAGMVSGHAYGKSLRTVKTCVGSEWCRFGTQDSTGFGVKIERATWGSWMPHKFKIAVSGCPRNCAEATIKDFGVVCVDSGYECHVGGNGGIKVRATDLLCKVATEAEAMEMCAAFIQLYREEARYLERTAPWIERVGLAYVQSRLLPDAGARGELAARFFYSQSFSQDDPWAARVEGAEREIHAPMARFTPVPVLEEMA, encoded by the coding sequence ATGGATGCTATGGAATATTCTCCTGTAGTGGCCGCGCCCACCGAATTGCGCGAACGTCTTGTCGTCATTGGCAACGGCATGGCTGGGTGCCGGGCGGTCGAGGAAGTGCTGGCGCGCGATCCGGACCGGTACCGGGTGACGATCTTCGGCGCCGAGCCGCTGGTGAACTATAACCGGATCATGCTGTCTCCGGTGTTGGCGGGCGAGAAGACGTTCGACGAGATTGTCATCAACGGGACCGACTGGTACGCGGATAACGGCATCACACTGATATCGGGCGACCCCGTCACCGCGATCGATCGGGAGGCGCGCACCGTGACCTCGCGAGGCGGCGTGACGGTGGATTATGACCGGTTGCTGATCGCGACCGGATCGGACCCCTTCATCATCCCGGTGCCGGGCCGCGACCTGCCCGGCGTCATCAGCTTCCGCGACATGAAGGATGTGGATCACATGCTGGCGGCCGCTGCGCGCGGCGGCAGTGCGGTGGTGATCGGCGGGGGCTTGCTGGGGCTGGAGGCGGCGCACGGCTTGTCCCTGCGTGGCATGCAGGTGACGGTGCTGCACATCATGCCGACGCTGATGGAGCGGCAGCTGGACGAGGCGGCGGGTTGGCTGCTGAAGCAGGCGCTGGAGGCGCGCGGGCAGGTGGTGCTGACGGGGGCGGATACCGCCGCGATCCTGGGCGATACCCATGTTACCGGCGTCGCGCTGAAGGACGGGACGGAGATCGCGGCCGACCTCGTCGTCATGGCCGTGGGCATTCGGCCGTGCACCGCGCTGGCCCACGAGGCGGGGTTGGACGTGGGTCGTGGGATCCGGGTGGACGACCATATGGTCACATCCGACCCCCGCGTGCTGGCGGTGGGCGAATGCGTCGAGCATGACGGGCAGGTCTATGGCCTGGTCGCGCCCTTGTGGGACATGTGCCGGGCGCTGGCCGACGGGTTGACCGATGCGCATAGCGGCTATCGGCCGTCCGCGACCTCCACCAAGCTGAAGGTGGCCGGGCTGGACGTGTTCTCCGCGGGCGATTTCTCGGGCGGCGACGGGGCGGAGGACATCGTCCTGCGCGATGCGGCGCGCGGTATCTACAAGCGCGTCGTGGTGCGCGACGATCGCATCGTCGGCGCGGTGCTGTACGGCGATACCGCGGACGGGAACTGGTATTTCGACCTGTTGAAGCGGCAAGAGGATGTGGCCGACATCCGCGACGCGCTGATCTTCGGCCAGGCCTTCGCCTCGGGAGGGGGCCAGGCGGACCCTAAGGCGGCCGTTGCGGCGCTTTCCGACGATGCGGAAATCTGCGGCTGCAACGGCGTGACCAAGGGCAAGGTGGTGGCCTGCATCGCGGCCGGTGCGCACAGCGTGGATGCGGTGCGCGGCACCTGCAAGGCGTCGGCAAGCTGCGGATCGTGCACCAACATCGTCGAAAGCCTGCTCGCGCTGACGCTCGGCGAGGGCGCGGTCGAGGCGGGGCCGAAGACCATGTGCAAATGCACCAGCTTCGGCCATGACGATGTGCGGCGCGAGATCGTGGCGCAAGGCATGCGATCGATCCCCGAGGTGATGCACAAGCTGCACTGGTCGACGCCCGATGGCTGTTCGTCGTGCCGGCCGGCGCTGAACTATTATCTGCTCTGTGCGCTGCCGGGTGAATATAAGGACGACCAGCAGAGCCGCTTCGTCAACGAGCGGATGCACGCCAACATCCAGAAGGATGGCACCTATTCGGTGGTGCCGCGCATGTGGGGCGGGCTGACCAACCCCCGCGAGCTGCGCGCGATCGCCGATGTCGTGGAGAAGTACGACGCGCCGATGGTCAAGGTGACCGGCGGGCAGCGGCTCGACATCTTCGGGATCAAGAAGGAGGACCTGCCCGCGGTGTGGGCGGACCTGAATGCGGCGGGGATGGTTTCGGGCCATGCCTATGGCAAGTCGCTGCGCACGGTGAAGACCTGTGTGGGCAGCGAATGGTGCCGGTTCGGCACGCAGGATTCGACCGGCTTCGGCGTGAAGATCGAGCGAGCGACCTGGGGGTCGTGGATGCCGCACAAGTTCAAGATCGCGGTGTCGGGATGCCCGCGCAACTGCGCCGAGGCGACGATCAAGGACTTCGGCGTGGTGTGCGTCGACAGCGGTTACGAATGCCATGTCGGCGGCAATGGCGGGATCAAGGTGCGCGCCACCGACCTGCTGTGCAAGGTCGCGACGGAAGCCGAGGCGATGGAGATGTGCGCCGCCTTTATCCAGCTCTACCGCGAGGAGGCACGCTATCTGGAGCGGACCGCGCCGTGGATCGAACGGGTGGGCCTTGCCTATGTCCAGTCGCGGCTGCTGCCCGATGCAGGCGCGCGCGGCGAACTGGCGGCGCGGTTCTTCTACTCGCAGAGCTTTTCGCAGGACGATCCCTGGGCCGCGCGCGTCGAGGGGGCCGAGCGCGAGATCCATGCGCCGATGGCGCGCTTCACCCCCGTTCCCGTGCTGGAGGAAATGGCATGA